TCATGACCGCTTTAGTGACGAATACTTCATTGTAAAATCCATTTATTTCGATAAGCCCGGGGCGTCTAATTGGTTTGTGGCCTATCACCAGGATCTAACCATTTCTGTAGATAAAAAGAGCAACCTCCCCGGTTACGGCCCCTGGACGGTAAAGCACGAGCAATTTGCTGTGCAGCCTCCACTTGCTATACTTCAGGATAATTTTACCGTCCGTATTCATTTAGACGATACGGATGAGCAGAACGGTGCGCTGAAAGTGATCCCCGGTTCACATCTAAAAGGCATTTATCGCCCCGAAACCATCGATTGGACAACAGAACAGGAGGTAAGTTGTAATGTTCCGGCCGGAGGCATTATGCTGATGTCGCCATTGTTACTGCATGCATCGGGCCGCACTACTAATCAGCAGCAACGCAGGGTGCTGCATATAGAGTTTAGCCGGTCTGAATTAGCTGGTGGGTTAAGCTGGGCGGAGAAGGTAAATTGCTAAAGTAGGAGGCTTGTTTACAAATCTTTTTCTGTCTTAATCGTTCCGTAGGTAATTCCCAGATTGATGAACCACTTCTTCATCAGATCATATTTCTGATTGCACAACGTCCCGATAGAAAGTCGGTCATCGTTCATAGAGTGGCTTTCCATGCAATGAAAACATATTTGAATATAGTCAATTACTTTTCCATCCTTGTCGATAAAAACTACGGCGTTTCTGGGATCGTAACACCCGCCATGACCTTCAACATGGTAAGGAAAAGATGGGTTTCGCCAGTTGGTGTTATAAATCAGTTCTGTTAAGCCGTTAATCTGACTTTGGTTAATTTCTTTAGTTTCTATTAAAGTGGATCGATCAAGTGTGTCATGCGCTATTATTAAACCTTCTTTTCTATTGGTCGTATCTTTTGCCAATATTTTACTTCCATCGGCCATTGTTTTCCATATTTCATGTGGTGGTACCACTAATGGGTAGGAGACCGCAAGAATCTTTACAGCTTTGTTAAACGGGTATTTATTAAGGCGCTGGGCTAGTGAATATTTTTTTGTGTAAGTACAATCGTCATAGCTTGATCGATAACGGGCATCCAGCCATTGTATGGTATGGGGCTTTTTGGGTACCTTATTTGTTTTCGTTTGAGCAAGTAATGTGTTGCTGAAAATCACCAACCCCAATAATAGACTCAGCAACTTATTCATCGTCCCTTTTGATTGTACCAAATTGTACCCCCTGGTTAATAAACCATTTCTTTGCTAAATCCATTTTTTGGTAGCACTCAGTCCCAAGATTTATACGGCCAGATTTTGATTCATAATTTTGGCATGCAAAGCAAATCTGTATATAATCGAAGATCTTCCCGTTTTTATCAAAAAATAACAAGGCGTTTCTTGGAGCAAAACAGTTATAGCCGGGGTCCACACCATTATTGCCTTTTACGCGAAAATCGGTATTATAAATTAAGTTGGTTAAACTGCGTATTTGAGCTTTACTGAGTTTGACTAGCTCAACTATCGAGGTACCGTCTAAAGCCCCTTGTTTAATCCAAAGACCATATTTTAGGGTGTCTATTTGAGGAGTAGGGATGATTTTACCAAGACTATCTACACGTATTTCCTGGTTGGGTTGCCCTCCATTAAAATTGTGATAGGAAACAGCCAGAATAGTAACTGCCTCATTAAATGGATAGCGTTTAAGCCGCTCGCCTAAAGTGTATTTACTGTTAAATACGCAATCATCATGAGGGGAAACCATTGGATAAGCGTCATAGCGATATCGCTTACCTTTAGCTGGCTTCTTCGGCTGCGCACAAACAGCTACACCACAAAAACATAATAAAAGCAAGACAAGGTATTTAGGCATGCCCTAATTTACCTTTTTCTTCAAAAACTGCAATATCCTGCTGTTTACGGTGTCAGCCTGTTCAATCTGTGGGAGGTGACCTGCATCATCAACCGGGAAAAACTCTGTTTTGAGCACGGCCCGTACCGAGTCGCTAAAGCTGTAGGGAACTGTTTTGTCATCGCGCCCCCAAATGAGTAATACGGGTTTATGTCTGGTGTTTAGGAGCTTGTTTTCGCCGGCTCCGTCGCTTTCGTAATTGTACATGGTTGAAATGAGGGCGTTAACAAAGCCTTTGTATTGCATTTGTACATGGTATCGTTTTGCCCAGTCTGGGTGACGTTCAGGGTATTTAAAATCTGCCAGCTGGCTTTGAATGCGCTCTTTAGGGTGTATGCTTTCGTAGTAGCGGGCTATAAATTCAAACTTATCAGGCTCCATAGGTTGATAGGCCGGGTCTATCAGTATCACCTTGTCAACAAATTGAGGGTATTTCCCGGTAAAGTCGGTGGCCAATCGTCCGCCGAAAGAAACTCCGGCAAGTGTGACTGGCGTTTTAATGTGAAGTCTTCTAATTAGTTCTATCAGCTGGTTAAAGTAAAACCGCTGATCGTACTGGCCGTCCGGACGGTCGGAATAGCCGCGGCCGTAAAGGTCATAACGTAATACGCGGTATCCGGCTGCGGTTAGTTTGTTGTAGGTGCTGTCCCATATGTAATAGGGTACACTAAAGCCATGTAACAAAATTACGGTCTTGCCTGTGTCTGGGCCACCCAATTGGTAATGGGTTAGGCCGTCGCTTAATTTGATGTAACTACCACCGGCCGCTTTCCGGTCGGCATCTGTCAGGTTTTTTTTTTCTGAGTTCCGGTAAAGATACAGCGAGCCCAGAATCAAAATAGTTACTGCCGCCAGAAAAATAAACGGAATAGCAATAAGTTTTAAAAATCTCATTAGGGGGAAATGATTTATTATTGGTTAGTTAAATATAAATATTACTGCCAATAATTCACCATTTATTCGAACTTTGAATACTGTTATTATGCGTATTACAATTATAGGTTCGGGTAATGTGGCCACCCATCTTGCGGCTGCATTTAAAAATGCGGGGCACAATATTGTGCAGGTTTATAGTCGTAACATGCAAAACGCAGCCCTGCTGGCTTACCATGTTAAGGCCGAACCGATTGATAGTCTGGAGCAGATCAATCCCAAAACAGATCTGTTTGTTATCTCGGTAAAAGATGACGTGATTGGCGAGCTGGCCTGGGAGCTGGCCCGGTATCAAAAACTGATGGTGCATACCTCTGGCGCCACTGGCCTGCAAAAGCTGCTGGCCTATACAGAAAATGCGGGTGTGTTTTACCCATTGCAAACGTTTTCAAAAACCAAAGAGCTTGATTTTTGGCAGGTGCCCTTATGTTTAGAGGGGGCAGATGTAAAGATCACCAAAAAGTTGGAAACACTGGCGCGTACTATAAGTAACAACGTGTACCGGGTTGATTCTGCGCAATGTAAGGTATTACATCTCTCGGCGGTGTTCGCCTGTAATTTCCCTAATTACCTATATGATGTGGCCCGTCAATTGCTGCAGAAAAGTGAATTGCCATTTGATATGCTGCGCCCGCTGATTGCTGAGACCGCAGCCAAAGTTATGGAGCAATTACCGGCCGATGTGCAAACCGGTCCAGCTATAAGAAATGACCTAACTACCATGAATGCACACCTGCAAATGCTTGACGGTGAGCACGACTTACAGCAGGTGTACGAATTATTGAGTCAAGGTATTATCAAAATGGACAAAGGGGAGGTGGCAGACGGCTAATTTTATTACTTTTGCCACGATGAATATTTTTAAAGTTAAAATAAACTTTGAGGAAAAAGGGCTAGAGCCCATTGAGCTGCCCGTTGCCGAAGGCGAGTCTGTATTGGATGTTTGCCTTGACAATGGTATTGAATTGCAGCATAACTGTGGTGGTGTTTGCGGTTGCAGTACCTGCCATGTGTATGTAAACAAAGGGATGGACAACATCCAGGAAATATCAGATAAAGAAGAAGACTTTATTGACCGCGCTGTTAACCCGCGCATCAACTCTCGTTTGGGTTGCCAGTGCGTGCTGATTGATGGAGATATAGAGATCACTGTTCCGGATCAATCACAGTTTTTAGGACATTAACAATAACCGCTGACATACACTTTTTATGCAAGACAAATTTGCCCTGCCCATTCACTGGAACGATTACGAAGATATAGCCATGGGACTTTATGAAAAGTTTGGCGATGATTTCGACGAATCAAAAATATACCGTATCCGCTTTACCGATTTGTTAGAGTGGGTGCTATCTATCCCTCACTTTGCTGGTAAACGCGAAGAATCAAACGAAGGCCATCTGGAGCAGATCCAGAGCGCCTGGGTTTACGAGTGGCGCGATAACCAATAGATAAGTTTGCAGTAGGCAGTAGCCGTTATTAATTTATTGGAATTAAAAACGGCTACTATTTACTGAAGAACTGTCTATAACATAGTGAATACTGCTACTACTTACTGAAAACTGCTACTTAAAAATGGCCTTCTTAGACAAACTGCACGATATTAAAGCCTTTGTGTTTGATGTTGACGGCGTGCTCACTAACGGTGATGTTTACGTGACCGACAAAGGTGATCATTTCCGCCAGTTTAACATTAAAGATGGTTATGCGCTGCAATTGGCCGTAAAATGTGGTTATAAGGTTTGCGCCATCTCAGGTGCAGGCGCCGAGGCTATTCGCGTGAGGTTGAATAACCTGGGCGTGGAAGACGTTTATCTGTCTAGTAAAGACAAGCCCGAGGTTTTCCATAACTGGTTACAAGAAAACCAGCTCGATGCAACGCACGTACTCTTTATGGGCGATGATATTCCAGACCTGGGTCTGATGGGACTGGCTGGCTTACCTGTTTGCCCTGCCGATGCGGTTGAAGAAATTAAAGCCGCCAGTCAATATATTTCACCTATCCCAGGTGGTAAAGGCTGCGTGCGCGATGTGATAGAGAAAGTGATGAAGGTGCAGGGCAACTGGATGGGAGCTGAGGCATATAGCTGGTAGTAATGAGTTCATGGATGATGGTTCATTGTTCATGGAAAAAGAAATAAATACTTTTGGGAACTATGAACCATCATCTATCAACTATGAACACACCTAAAATCATTCTCGCTTCTAAATCTCCTCGCCGCCAGGAACTGCTGCGCTTGATGGATCTTGATTTTGAGATCGTACTGAAAGAGGTTGACGAAAGTTACCCCGACGGCCTCACCCCGGAAGAAATTGCCGTTTACATTGCCGAAAAGAAAGCCCTTGCTTTTGATGGCGATGCCTATAATCAGATTGTTTTGACGGCCGATACCATTGTGGCTATTGATAACCAGATACTTGGCAAACCCAATGATGCTGCCCATGCGATAGAAATGCTGCAAACGCTATCTGGCCGTGTGCACCGTGTGGTTACCGGCGTGTGCTTAACCTACCAGGGTAAAGTCAATAAATTTTATGATGTGTCTGAAGTTTTCTTTCGTCCGTTTAAAGACCAGGAAATCATCAGCTACGTAGAAAAATACAAACCATTTGATAAAGCCGGCTCATACGGCATCCAGGAGTGGATTGGTCTGGTGGGTATACAGCGTATCAATGGCTCTTATACCAACGTAGTGGGTTTGCCTACCGAGAAGTTGCATCAACAGTTATTGGCGATTCAGAATTAGAGGATCGTCGGGTTGAAGTTATAAAGGAAGGGTGTCATGTTGAGCTTGTCGAAACACGTGCTTAAGGTCGCGCGCGCTTCGACAACTTCAGGATGACACCCTAGTTCTTTTAATACCCTGTAAATCCTGAATGGCTCAGTTCATTCGCCCTTTCCACATTCTTGGATATGCCATTCCATATTTCAATAAACATACCGTAGCACAATTGTTTCAGGCTGATAATATTTGCACATTTGTAGATATGCACTTCCTGTATCCGGCTTTTCTTTTCGCTTTGGTTTCGCTGGCAATCCCGGTTATTGTGCATTTGTTCAACTTCCGTAAATACCAGAAAGTCTATTTCAGTAATGTTCAGTTTTTAAAAGAACTACAGGAGCAGCAGGCCTCGCGCCGCAACCTGAAAGAACGATTGATTTTAGCTGCGCGATTATTAGCCTTATTGTTTCTAATCCTGGCTTTTGCCCGGCCTTATATTCCGGCTTCGCAAACCGTAACGGCAGGTAAGCAACAGGTAGCCAGTATATTTATTGATAACTCATACTCCATGCAAACCCTCAGCAAAGAGGGATCATTGCTGGACGAAGCTAAGCATCACGCCAAAGAAATTGCGGCGGCTTACGGGATGAATGATCGCTTCCAACTGCTGACGCAGGATTTTGAAGGTAAGCACCAGCGCTTACTCAGCCGTGACGAGTTTAATGACGCGGTAGATGCTGTAAAGATTAGTCCGCAAAGCCGCACCTTACAACAGATTGTTAACCGGCAGGAAGGCTTGCTGAAGATGCAGGCGCCGGGGAGTGCTATTTATATCCTGTCCGACTTTCAGTCGAATATGGGTAAGCAAGCATTGATGGGCGTCGATAAAAGTACCAAAGTTAACTTTATCAGGCTAGATGCCAATAAATTGCCTAACCTGGCGGTTGATTCTGCCTGGTTGCTAAGCGCCGTGCACCGGCCGGATGATAATGAGAAACTGGTAGTGCGTCTGCACAATTACTCAGATGAACAGGCCGAAAGAGTGCCATTGAAGCTGACCATTAACGGTCAGCAAAAAGCATTGGGCAGCTTTACCATCCCAGCGCGGTCCGTTCAAAATGATACCATGAGTTTTTCAGGATTGAAGGCTGGCTGGCAACAGGGCGAGCTCACGCTGCAGGATAATCCGGTTACGTTTGATAATCGGTTTTTCTTCACGTTCAACGTAAAACAACAACTGCCCGTACTGCTGATTAACGGCGGTGTGTCTAATCCGTATTTGGCAGCTATCTTCAATACTGATAAATTTTTTGTGGCTAGTACCGTGCAGGATGGCAATGTAGACTATGCAGGCCTCAGCAAATATCCGGCAATTGTGGTGAGTGATGTTAAAACGATATCGCCTGGCCTGGCCCAACAACTCAAGGTTTACGTTAACAAAGGCGGTAATTTGGTGTTTTTTCCAGCGGCAGACGCGGATATGGCTAATAACCGGAGTTTCCTGCAGGCGCTTAATGCCGCTTATCCGGAGCGTTTGGTAACTGAGCCTACCAGGGTGACCGACATTAACGTAAAAAGCAATTTGTTTAAAGGCGTGTTTGAGCAAATGCCAGAGCACCCCGATTTGCCGGTGATTAAGAAATATTATCAGCTGAGTCATGCCGGCAATACGGTGACCGAGGGTTTGATGCAGTTGCAAGGCAATCAACCTTTCTTTTCGCTGTACCGTTCCGGCAGAGGAAGTGTCTACCTATCCGCAGTTGCCTTGACCGAGGATTTTAGTAACCTGCCACGCCACGCGTTGCTGTTGCCAATGCTGTTTAGGATTGCCTTGTTGAGCAGTAATGATCAGCCTTTGTTTTATACGCTCGGGCGCGACGAGAATATTGAATTGCCCCCTATACAGGTGGGCGAAAAACAGGTATTGAAGCTGATACATAATGGCACCAGTATTATTCCCGATGCGCGGCAACAGGAGGGAAGTACGATACTTTACATCTCAGATCAACTGAAAGAGACCGGCAATTATCAGCTAAAAATGCAGGACAGTACACTTGCGCAATTAGCATTTAATGATAACCGGAAAGAATCAGACCTGAGTTACCTTACGCCAACTGATCTCAAAAATATTTTCCCGCAAGGCGAAATGATTAATGGTGCTAAGCCAAGTTTAAAATCAGAAATTTCTGGTTTGAATTTAGGCACGCAGTTATGGAAACTTTGCATAATTTTGGCGTTGATATTTCTGGCAGCCGAAATTGTGCTCATCAGATATTTTAAAACAGACCGGCAGGCCGCAAATGCGCCTGTTTAAACTACTACACCTGCATGAATTTGCTCATCACATCAGCCATTATTATTGATCCAAATTCACCTTTTCATCAGCAAACGGCTGATATCTTGATTGAAGACGGTCGCATTAAACAGATTGGTCAAGGCCTATCATCAGACTTTGAAAAATTTGACGCCACCGGTAAATACGTTGCGCCGGGTTTCTTTGACCTGAACTGCAACATTGGCGAGCTGGGACTAGAAACCAAAGAAGATCTGCAAACCGGTACCCGCGCCGCTGCCGCAGGCGGTTTTACTGGCCTGGCGCTAATGCCTAACAGTAACCCACCCGTGCACTCAAAAGCCGAAGTGGAGTACCTGCGCAATAAAGCCAAAGGCAACCTGGTTGATGTTTATCCGCTGGGCACCATCTCGCAAAAACGCGAGGGTAAAGATCTGGCCGAACTGTATGATATGTACCAAAGTGGCGCCAAGGCTTTTACTGATGGTAACCGCCCCGTGCAGGATGCCGGCTTAATGGAGCGCGCGCTGTTGTACGCCCAGGGCTTTGACGCATTGATTTTCTCTTATCCTGAAGATACTGCCATAGCCGGCAAAGCTAAAGTGCACGAAGGCGAGGTGAGCACTTTGTTGGGGATGAAAGGTATCCCATCATTAGCTGAAGAGCTGATGATAGCCCGCGATTTGTACCTGGCCGAATACACCGGCTCGCCCATACACTTTAGTACCGTATCTACCAAACGCTCGGTAGAACTTATTGCCGAGGCAAAAAAACGAGGCCTGAAAGTAACCGCCGACGTAGCTGCGCATCATTTGGTACTGACAGACGAAAGTTTGATGGGCTTTGATAGCCATTATAAAGTTAAACCGCCGCTGCGCACACAAAGCGATGTGGATGCGCTGGTAGCCGGTTTAAAAGATGGCACTATTGACGCCATTGTAACACAGCATACACCGCACGAAATTGAATTTAAAGATGTAGAGTTTGAGATTGCCGAGTACGGCATGATTGCCCTGCAAACTACTTTTGCAATTGCCTTGAAAGCCGGATTGAGCGTAGAAACCATTGTTGAAAAAATGGCTGTTAACCCGCGCCGTATCTTAAACGTAGAGGCCGCTGGCATCGCC
This region of Mucilaginibacter yixingensis genomic DNA includes:
- a CDS encoding phytanoyl-CoA dioxygenase family protein, encoding MTGLILNISSIKNYKNVGYEVISGVFTFKEVQLMIAKLQEFSRQDNPLFRRSEDLFAIRQFLKQFPELLPVVFNDRLKRVIHDRFSDEYFIVKSIYFDKPGASNWFVAYHQDLTISVDKKSNLPGYGPWTVKHEQFAVQPPLAILQDNFTVRIHLDDTDEQNGALKVIPGSHLKGIYRPETIDWTTEQEVSCNVPAGGIMLMSPLLLHASGRTTNQQQRRVLHIEFSRSELAGGLSWAEKVNC
- a CDS encoding alpha/beta fold hydrolase, whose amino-acid sequence is MRFLKLIAIPFIFLAAVTILILGSLYLYRNSEKKNLTDADRKAAGGSYIKLSDGLTHYQLGGPDTGKTVILLHGFSVPYYIWDSTYNKLTAAGYRVLRYDLYGRGYSDRPDGQYDQRFYFNQLIELIRRLHIKTPVTLAGVSFGGRLATDFTGKYPQFVDKVILIDPAYQPMEPDKFEFIARYYESIHPKERIQSQLADFKYPERHPDWAKRYHVQMQYKGFVNALISTMYNYESDGAGENKLLNTRHKPVLLIWGRDDKTVPYSFSDSVRAVLKTEFFPVDDAGHLPQIEQADTVNSRILQFLKKKVN
- a CDS encoding Rossmann-like and DUF2520 domain-containing protein, yielding MRITIIGSGNVATHLAAAFKNAGHNIVQVYSRNMQNAALLAYHVKAEPIDSLEQINPKTDLFVISVKDDVIGELAWELARYQKLMVHTSGATGLQKLLAYTENAGVFYPLQTFSKTKELDFWQVPLCLEGADVKITKKLETLARTISNNVYRVDSAQCKVLHLSAVFACNFPNYLYDVARQLLQKSELPFDMLRPLIAETAAKVMEQLPADVQTGPAIRNDLTTMNAHLQMLDGEHDLQQVYELLSQGIIKMDKGEVADG
- a CDS encoding 2Fe-2S iron-sulfur cluster-binding protein, which codes for MNIFKVKINFEEKGLEPIELPVAEGESVLDVCLDNGIELQHNCGGVCGCSTCHVYVNKGMDNIQEISDKEEDFIDRAVNPRINSRLGCQCVLIDGDIEITVPDQSQFLGH
- the iscX gene encoding Fe-S cluster assembly protein IscX; protein product: MQDKFALPIHWNDYEDIAMGLYEKFGDDFDESKIYRIRFTDLLEWVLSIPHFAGKREESNEGHLEQIQSAWVYEWRDNQ
- a CDS encoding HAD family hydrolase, with the protein product MAFLDKLHDIKAFVFDVDGVLTNGDVYVTDKGDHFRQFNIKDGYALQLAVKCGYKVCAISGAGAEAIRVRLNNLGVEDVYLSSKDKPEVFHNWLQENQLDATHVLFMGDDIPDLGLMGLAGLPVCPADAVEEIKAASQYISPIPGGKGCVRDVIEKVMKVQGNWMGAEAYSW
- a CDS encoding Maf family nucleotide pyrophosphatase; this translates as MNTPKIILASKSPRRQELLRLMDLDFEIVLKEVDESYPDGLTPEEIAVYIAEKKALAFDGDAYNQIVLTADTIVAIDNQILGKPNDAAHAIEMLQTLSGRVHRVVTGVCLTYQGKVNKFYDVSEVFFRPFKDQEIISYVEKYKPFDKAGSYGIQEWIGLVGIQRINGSYTNVVGLPTEKLHQQLLAIQN
- a CDS encoding BatA domain-containing protein, with protein sequence MAQFIRPFHILGYAIPYFNKHTVAQLFQADNICTFVDMHFLYPAFLFALVSLAIPVIVHLFNFRKYQKVYFSNVQFLKELQEQQASRRNLKERLILAARLLALLFLILAFARPYIPASQTVTAGKQQVASIFIDNSYSMQTLSKEGSLLDEAKHHAKEIAAAYGMNDRFQLLTQDFEGKHQRLLSRDEFNDAVDAVKISPQSRTLQQIVNRQEGLLKMQAPGSAIYILSDFQSNMGKQALMGVDKSTKVNFIRLDANKLPNLAVDSAWLLSAVHRPDDNEKLVVRLHNYSDEQAERVPLKLTINGQQKALGSFTIPARSVQNDTMSFSGLKAGWQQGELTLQDNPVTFDNRFFFTFNVKQQLPVLLINGGVSNPYLAAIFNTDKFFVASTVQDGNVDYAGLSKYPAIVVSDVKTISPGLAQQLKVYVNKGGNLVFFPAADADMANNRSFLQALNAAYPERLVTEPTRVTDINVKSNLFKGVFEQMPEHPDLPVIKKYYQLSHAGNTVTEGLMQLQGNQPFFSLYRSGRGSVYLSAVALTEDFSNLPRHALLLPMLFRIALLSSNDQPLFYTLGRDENIELPPIQVGEKQVLKLIHNGTSIIPDARQQEGSTILYISDQLKETGNYQLKMQDSTLAQLAFNDNRKESDLSYLTPTDLKNIFPQGEMINGAKPSLKSEISGLNLGTQLWKLCIILALIFLAAEIVLIRYFKTDRQAANAPV
- a CDS encoding dihydroorotase family protein, producing the protein MNLLITSAIIIDPNSPFHQQTADILIEDGRIKQIGQGLSSDFEKFDATGKYVAPGFFDLNCNIGELGLETKEDLQTGTRAAAAGGFTGLALMPNSNPPVHSKAEVEYLRNKAKGNLVDVYPLGTISQKREGKDLAELYDMYQSGAKAFTDGNRPVQDAGLMERALLYAQGFDALIFSYPEDTAIAGKAKVHEGEVSTLLGMKGIPSLAEELMIARDLYLAEYTGSPIHFSTVSTKRSVELIAEAKKRGLKVTADVAAHHLVLTDESLMGFDSHYKVKPPLRTQSDVDALVAGLKDGTIDAIVTQHTPHEIEFKDVEFEIAEYGMIALQTTFAIALKAGLSVETIVEKMAVNPRRILNVEAAGIAEGNAANLVVLDAAKQWEFNRADNQSKSNNSPFIGQQLTGAALLTCNNNQVFKSNL